In Chromobacterium rhizoryzae, one genomic interval encodes:
- the gabD gene encoding NADP-dependent succinate-semialdehyde dehydrogenase codes for MLNLKDPSLLKQQCYVNGAWLDADNGETIPVSNPATGEIIASVPKMGKAEAERAVAGAAEAFLVWKRKPAKERAALLRRWFDLVMANQDDLAVILTCEQGKPLSEAKGEIAYGASYIEWYAEEAKRLYGDTIPSPGADKRILVNKEPIGVTAAITPWNFPNAMITRKAAPALAAGCPMVVRPASQTPLSALALAALAERAGIPAGVFSVLTGGSSEIGAVLTGSDTVKKFSFTGSTEVGRKLIAQCADTVKKVSMELGGNAPFIVFDDADLDAAVEGAIISKYRNAGQTCVCANRLLVQDGVYDAFAEKFAAAVAKLKVGNGLEAGVTQGPMIDMNAVSKVEEHIADALAKGGKLVAGGKRHALGHSFFEPTVITDVTPRMKVAKEETFGPLAPLFRFHSETEAIQMANDTEFGLASYFYARDIGRIFRVSEGLEYGMVAVNTGILSNEAAPFGGVKQSGLGREGSKYGIEDYLEIKYVLLGGIDQ; via the coding sequence ATGTTGAATTTGAAAGACCCCTCGCTGCTGAAACAGCAGTGCTATGTGAACGGCGCCTGGCTTGACGCCGACAACGGCGAAACCATCCCGGTGAGCAACCCGGCCACCGGCGAAATCATCGCCAGCGTGCCCAAGATGGGCAAGGCCGAAGCTGAGCGCGCCGTGGCCGGCGCGGCCGAGGCCTTCCTCGTCTGGAAACGCAAGCCGGCGAAAGAACGCGCTGCCCTGCTGCGCCGCTGGTTCGATCTGGTGATGGCGAATCAGGACGATCTGGCCGTCATCCTCACCTGCGAACAGGGCAAGCCGCTCTCGGAAGCCAAGGGCGAAATCGCCTACGGCGCGTCCTATATCGAGTGGTACGCCGAAGAAGCCAAGCGCCTGTACGGCGACACCATCCCCTCTCCCGGCGCCGACAAACGCATCCTGGTCAACAAGGAGCCGATAGGCGTGACCGCCGCGATCACGCCGTGGAACTTCCCCAATGCGATGATCACGCGCAAAGCGGCCCCGGCGCTGGCCGCCGGCTGCCCTATGGTGGTGCGCCCGGCCAGCCAGACCCCGCTGTCCGCCTTGGCCCTGGCGGCGCTGGCCGAGCGCGCTGGCATTCCCGCCGGCGTGTTCTCGGTGCTGACCGGCGGCTCCAGCGAAATCGGCGCGGTGCTGACCGGCAGCGACACCGTGAAGAAATTCTCCTTCACCGGCTCCACCGAAGTGGGCCGCAAACTGATCGCCCAATGCGCGGACACCGTCAAGAAAGTGTCGATGGAACTGGGCGGCAACGCGCCCTTCATCGTCTTCGACGACGCCGACCTCGACGCCGCGGTGGAAGGCGCCATCATCTCCAAATACCGCAACGCCGGCCAGACCTGCGTCTGCGCCAACCGGCTGCTGGTACAGGACGGCGTCTACGACGCCTTCGCCGAGAAGTTCGCCGCCGCGGTGGCCAAGCTCAAGGTGGGCAACGGCCTGGAGGCCGGCGTCACCCAGGGCCCGATGATAGACATGAACGCGGTGAGCAAAGTGGAAGAGCACATCGCCGACGCGCTGGCCAAGGGCGGCAAGCTGGTGGCCGGCGGCAAGCGCCACGCGCTGGGCCACAGCTTCTTCGAACCGACGGTGATCACCGACGTCACGCCGCGGATGAAGGTGGCCAAGGAGGAAACCTTCGGCCCGCTGGCGCCGCTGTTCCGCTTCCACAGCGAGACGGAAGCGATCCAGATGGCCAACGACACCGAGTTCGGCCTGGCCAGCTACTTCTACGCCCGCGACATCGGCCGCATCTTCCGCGTGTCCGAGGGCCTGGAATACGGCATGGTGGCGGTCAACACCGGCATCCTGTCCAACGAGGCCGCGCCCTTCGGCGGCGTCAAGCAATCCGGTCTGGGCCGCGAAGGCTCCAAGTACGGCATCGAGGACTATCTGGAAATCAAATACGTGCTGCTGGGCGGCATCGACCAGTAA
- the gabT gene encoding 4-aminobutyrate--2-oxoglutarate transaminase, which translates to MSNKDLMQRKADATPRGVGVMCGFFAERAKNAEVWDTDGKRYIDFAGGIGVLNTGHLHDKVQAAVAEQLSRFSHTCYQVVPYESYIRLTERLNQLTPGQHAKKTALFTTGAEAVENAVKVARAATGRAGVIAFGGAFHGRTLLGMALTGKVAPYKVGFGPFPSDVYHAPYPNALHGVSVEDSLHGLEKLFKYDVDPKRVAAIIFEPVQGEGGFYAAPSEWVVQLRKICDEHGILLIADEVQSGFARTGKLFAMEHYPVQADLITMAKSLAGGFPLSALTGRAELMDAPAPGGLGGTYAGNPLAVAAALAVIDVIAEEKLLERANRLGELLKEKLHGLKSAVPQIAEVRGLGAMLAVEFNQPGSPQPDPDFAKKVQTKALESGLILLTCGVYANVVRFLFPLTIEDAVFEEALAKLEAALKA; encoded by the coding sequence ATGAGCAATAAGGATTTGATGCAACGCAAGGCCGACGCCACCCCGCGCGGCGTGGGCGTCATGTGCGGCTTCTTTGCCGAGCGCGCCAAGAATGCCGAAGTCTGGGATACCGACGGCAAACGCTACATCGACTTCGCCGGCGGCATCGGCGTCTTGAACACCGGCCATCTGCACGACAAGGTGCAGGCCGCGGTGGCGGAACAACTGTCCCGCTTCAGCCACACCTGCTATCAAGTCGTTCCCTACGAATCCTATATCCGCCTGACCGAACGGCTGAACCAGCTGACCCCGGGCCAGCACGCCAAGAAAACCGCGCTGTTCACCACCGGCGCCGAAGCGGTGGAAAACGCGGTGAAAGTGGCGCGCGCCGCCACTGGCCGCGCCGGCGTGATCGCCTTCGGCGGTGCCTTCCACGGCCGCACCCTGCTGGGCATGGCGCTGACCGGCAAGGTGGCGCCGTATAAAGTGGGCTTCGGCCCCTTCCCCAGCGACGTCTATCACGCGCCTTATCCCAACGCGCTGCACGGCGTGTCCGTGGAAGACTCCCTGCACGGTCTGGAAAAGCTGTTCAAATACGATGTCGATCCCAAGCGCGTCGCCGCCATCATCTTCGAACCGGTGCAGGGCGAAGGCGGTTTCTACGCCGCGCCCAGCGAATGGGTGGTGCAGCTGCGCAAGATCTGCGACGAACACGGCATCCTGCTGATCGCCGACGAGGTGCAATCCGGCTTCGCCCGCACCGGCAAGCTGTTCGCGATGGAACACTACCCGGTGCAGGCCGACCTGATCACCATGGCCAAATCGCTGGCCGGCGGCTTCCCTCTGTCCGCGCTGACCGGCCGCGCCGAGCTGATGGACGCTCCGGCGCCCGGCGGCCTGGGCGGCACCTATGCCGGCAACCCGCTGGCGGTGGCCGCGGCGCTGGCGGTGATCGACGTCATCGCGGAAGAAAAGCTGCTGGAGCGCGCCAACCGCCTGGGCGAGCTGCTGAAGGAAAAACTGCACGGCCTGAAGAGCGCGGTGCCGCAGATCGCCGAAGTCCGCGGACTGGGCGCGATGCTGGCGGTGGAGTTCAATCAGCCCGGCAGCCCGCAGCCTGATCCGGACTTCGCCAAGAAAGTGCAGACCAAGGCGCTGGAATCCGGCCTGATCCTGCTGACCTGCGGCGTCTACGCCAACGTGGTCCGTTTCCTGTTCCCGCTGACCATAGAAGACGCGGTGTTCGAAGAAGCCCTGGCCAAGCTGGAAGCCGCGCTCAAAGCTTAA
- a CDS encoding TolC family outer membrane protein: MNKTRFRSPLLGSLLLLGFALPVHAFDLVEAWRAARDYNADFAAARSDLDAGREKAPQGRALLMPQVGATANYNYTNPIAPAGQGRYDSTTYGVNLQQPLFDVGKYTGYQKGKLATQQAETSFSAAEQQLILDTSQAYFNVLLAKDTLSATSASKKTFQQQLEQAKTAFEVGTATITDTHEAQAGYDGAVAQEIKAINSLELAENNLRRVTGLDPKTIQPVLDKLPLELPTPATLEAWIGLALRNSLSIKTAEQALEIADKNVTEKKGGHLPVISLTAGYSDTQTRAPMQQPHTRGSSIGVGVTLPLFAGGGINSQVREAAAQLESAKDKLEATRRQVREDVRRTFLGVTNGAALVRAQEQLLISAKSKVESTRLGKEVGIRTNIDLLQAEQAYYSTLTSLATAKYEYLIARLSLSQAAGQLDSEVLGKVNAVIRR; this comes from the coding sequence ATGAACAAGACCCGATTCCGCTCGCCCCTGCTGGGCAGCCTGTTGCTGCTGGGCTTCGCCCTGCCGGTCCACGCTTTCGACCTGGTGGAAGCCTGGCGCGCCGCCCGCGACTACAACGCCGACTTCGCCGCCGCGCGCTCCGACCTGGACGCCGGCCGCGAAAAAGCGCCGCAGGGCCGCGCGCTGCTAATGCCCCAGGTCGGCGCCACCGCCAATTACAATTACACCAATCCGATCGCGCCGGCCGGCCAGGGCCGTTACGACTCCACCACCTACGGCGTCAATCTGCAGCAGCCGCTGTTCGACGTGGGCAAATACACCGGCTATCAAAAAGGCAAACTGGCGACGCAGCAGGCGGAAACCAGCTTCAGCGCCGCCGAACAGCAGCTGATCCTGGACACCTCGCAGGCCTATTTCAACGTGCTGCTGGCCAAGGACACCCTGTCCGCCACCAGCGCCAGCAAGAAAACCTTCCAGCAACAACTGGAGCAGGCCAAGACCGCCTTCGAAGTGGGCACCGCCACCATCACCGACACGCACGAGGCCCAGGCAGGCTACGACGGCGCGGTGGCCCAGGAAATCAAGGCGATCAACAGCCTGGAGCTGGCGGAAAACAATCTGCGCCGCGTCACCGGGCTGGACCCCAAGACCATCCAGCCGGTGCTGGACAAACTGCCGCTGGAACTGCCGACCCCGGCCACGCTGGAAGCCTGGATCGGGCTGGCCCTGCGCAACAGCCTGAGCATCAAGACCGCCGAGCAGGCGCTGGAGATCGCCGACAAAAACGTCACCGAGAAAAAGGGCGGCCACCTGCCGGTGATCAGCCTGACCGCCGGCTACAGCGACACCCAGACCCGCGCCCCGATGCAGCAGCCGCACACCCGCGGCAGCAGCATAGGCGTCGGCGTCACCCTGCCCCTGTTCGCCGGCGGCGGCATCAATTCGCAAGTGCGCGAGGCGGCGGCGCAGCTGGAGTCCGCCAAGGACAAGCTGGAAGCCACCCGCCGCCAGGTGCGCGAAGACGTGCGCCGCACCTTCCTCGGCGTCACCAACGGCGCGGCGCTGGTGCGGGCCCAGGAACAGCTGCTGATCTCGGCCAAGAGCAAGGTGGAATCCACCCGCCTGGGCAAGGAGGTCGGCATCCGCACCAATATCGATCTGCTGCAGGCCGAACAGGCTTACTACTCGACGCTGACCAGCCTGGCCACCGCCAAGTACGAGTATCTGATCGCGCGGCTGTCCTTATCCCAGGCCGCCGGCCAGCTGGATAGCGAGGTGCTGGGCAAGGTCAACGCCGTCATCCGCCGTTAA
- a CDS encoding efflux RND transporter permease subunit produces the protein MKKLNLSEWALRHQSLVRYLMVMLMLAGVWAYTQLGQKEDPEFTFKAMLVQAYWPGAGTLEMEQQVTNKLEEKLQEMGEIDFVQSYTKPGESLLLISVREDVPPKNVQQLWYQVRKKIGDIRATLPADIQGPFFNDEFGDTFGNIYAFAGDGFSYEEVRQYLEDAKREILRVPDVAKVSLLGVQEQRVYVDLSTAKLASLGLDTGAIWKALQQQNAMTPSGVFETASDRIWVRPTGNYASVEAIAATPVTVNGKTFRLGDIATVKRGYIDPPQNTMRFNGKPVLGMAITMKAGGDVLHLGKNLDEAMRQIQSKMPVGLEIHSVSDQPKVVKNAVSEFMRSLVEAVVIVLAVSFFSLGLRTGIVVALSIPLVLAMTFLAMYFFNIDLQRISLGSLIIALGLLVDDAIIAVEMMALKLEQGWSKFQAATFAYTSTAFPMLTGTLITAATFLPVGIAKSNAGEYVFSLFAVVGIALVLSWIVAVVFTPYLGYKLLPENLQHHEAHDVYDKPFYRRFRRVVEWCLERRKTVIALTLAAFVLSLLAFKLLVAQQFFPSSNRPELMVDMWLPRGASHQATEREVEKLEALLKRDLDIVSVTSYVGSGSPRFYLPLDQQLQHLNYAQLMLMTRDEHVREDVKKRLEKLFDNDFPNVRGRVTRLENGPPVGYAVQFRVMGEDHAKVRAIAAQVEALMRAHPSTRQVNINWGEQVKALRIRIDQDKARALGLSSQQLSQQLQMLISGAAVTSFREGDQAIAIVARLNPDERKNVAGLGNLMIQTGSGRFVPVSQIGHIEYQPEESIIWRRNRLPAITVSADPAEGAQGADISRQLQPKMQELERTLPLGYHIETGGSMESSAKSQKAIAAVAPLMLVVVVTLLMLQLHSVQRTIMVLLTAPLGMIGVTLTLIAFSAPFGFVAMLGVIALSGMIMRNSVILVDQIEHDIRDGIDPWHAIVGSTIRRFRPIMLTALAAILAMIPLSRSTFWGPMAVAIMGGLLVATVLTLLFLPALYAQWFKIRRPQA, from the coding sequence ATGAAAAAACTGAACCTGTCGGAATGGGCGCTGCGCCACCAGTCGCTGGTGCGCTATTTGATGGTGATGCTGATGCTGGCCGGCGTCTGGGCTTACACCCAGCTGGGCCAGAAGGAAGACCCGGAATTCACCTTCAAGGCCATGCTGGTGCAAGCCTACTGGCCGGGCGCCGGCACGCTGGAAATGGAACAGCAGGTCACCAACAAGCTGGAGGAGAAGCTGCAGGAAATGGGCGAAATCGACTTCGTCCAAAGCTATACCAAGCCCGGCGAGAGCCTGTTGCTGATTTCGGTGCGCGAGGACGTGCCGCCCAAGAACGTGCAGCAGCTCTGGTATCAGGTGCGCAAGAAGATAGGCGATATCCGCGCCACCCTGCCGGCCGACATCCAGGGGCCCTTCTTCAACGACGAGTTCGGCGACACCTTCGGCAATATCTACGCCTTCGCCGGCGACGGCTTCAGCTACGAGGAAGTGCGCCAATACCTGGAGGACGCCAAGCGCGAGATCCTGCGCGTGCCGGACGTGGCCAAGGTCAGCCTGCTGGGCGTGCAGGAGCAGCGCGTCTACGTGGACCTGTCCACCGCCAAGCTGGCTTCGCTGGGCCTGGACACCGGCGCGATCTGGAAAGCCTTGCAACAGCAAAACGCGATGACGCCGTCCGGCGTGTTCGAAACCGCCAGCGACCGCATCTGGGTCCGTCCCACCGGCAACTACGCCAGCGTGGAGGCCATCGCCGCCACCCCGGTCACCGTCAACGGCAAAACCTTCCGCCTCGGCGACATCGCCACGGTCAAACGCGGCTACATCGACCCGCCGCAAAATACCATGCGCTTCAACGGCAAGCCGGTGCTGGGCATGGCCATCACCATGAAGGCCGGCGGCGACGTGCTGCACCTGGGCAAAAACCTGGACGAGGCCATGCGGCAGATCCAGTCCAAGATGCCGGTGGGTCTGGAGATCCACTCGGTATCGGACCAACCCAAGGTGGTCAAGAACGCGGTGAGCGAATTCATGCGTTCTCTGGTGGAGGCGGTGGTCATCGTGCTGGCGGTCAGCTTCTTCAGCCTGGGCCTGCGCACCGGCATCGTGGTGGCGCTGTCCATCCCGCTGGTGCTGGCGATGACCTTTCTGGCGATGTATTTCTTCAACATCGACCTGCAACGCATCTCGCTGGGATCGCTGATCATCGCGCTGGGCCTGCTGGTGGACGACGCCATCATCGCGGTGGAAATGATGGCGCTGAAACTGGAGCAGGGCTGGAGCAAATTCCAGGCCGCCACCTTCGCCTACACCAGCACCGCCTTCCCGATGCTGACCGGCACCCTGATCACCGCCGCCACCTTCCTGCCGGTGGGCATCGCCAAGTCCAACGCCGGCGAATACGTATTCAGCCTGTTCGCCGTGGTGGGCATCGCGCTGGTGCTGTCCTGGATCGTCGCGGTGGTGTTCACCCCCTATCTGGGCTACAAGCTGCTGCCGGAAAACCTGCAACACCACGAGGCGCACGATGTCTACGACAAGCCGTTCTACCGGCGCTTCCGCCGGGTGGTGGAGTGGTGCCTGGAGCGGCGCAAGACCGTGATCGCGCTGACGCTGGCCGCCTTCGTGCTGTCCTTGCTCGCCTTCAAATTGCTGGTGGCCCAGCAATTCTTCCCCTCCTCCAACCGGCCCGAGCTGATGGTGGACATGTGGCTGCCGCGCGGCGCCAGCCATCAGGCCACGGAGCGCGAGGTGGAAAAACTGGAAGCGCTGCTCAAGCGCGACCTGGACATCGTCAGCGTCACCAGCTACGTGGGCAGCGGCAGTCCGCGCTTCTATCTGCCGCTGGATCAGCAGCTGCAGCATCTGAACTACGCGCAGCTGATGTTGATGACCCGCGACGAACATGTGCGCGAAGACGTGAAGAAACGGCTGGAAAAGCTGTTCGACAACGACTTCCCCAATGTCCGCGGCCGGGTGACCCGGCTGGAAAACGGCCCGCCGGTGGGCTACGCGGTGCAATTCCGGGTAATGGGCGAGGACCACGCCAAGGTGCGCGCCATCGCCGCCCAGGTGGAGGCGCTGATGCGCGCGCATCCGTCCACTCGCCAGGTCAACATCAATTGGGGCGAGCAGGTGAAGGCGCTGCGCATCCGCATCGATCAGGACAAGGCGCGCGCGCTCGGCCTGTCCTCGCAGCAATTGTCCCAGCAATTGCAGATGCTGATTTCCGGCGCCGCCGTCACCAGCTTCCGCGAAGGCGACCAGGCCATCGCCATCGTCGCCCGGCTCAATCCGGACGAGCGCAAGAACGTCGCCGGCCTCGGCAATTTGATGATACAAACCGGCAGCGGCCGCTTCGTGCCGGTGTCGCAAATCGGACACATCGAATACCAGCCTGAGGAAAGCATCATCTGGCGGCGCAACCGCCTGCCCGCCATCACCGTGAGCGCGGACCCGGCGGAAGGCGCCCAGGGCGCGGACATCTCCCGGCAGTTGCAGCCCAAGATGCAAGAATTGGAGCGGACGCTGCCGCTGGGCTATCACATCGAAACCGGCGGCAGCATGGAGTCCAGCGCCAAATCGCAAAAAGCCATCGCCGCGGTGGCGCCGCTGATGCTGGTGGTGGTGGTGACCCTGCTGATGTTGCAGTTGCACAGCGTGCAGCGCACCATCATGGTGCTGCTGACCGCGCCGCTGGGCATGATAGGCGTGACGCTGACCCTGATCGCCTTCAGCGCGCCCTTCGGCTTTGTCGCCATGCTGGGGGTGATCGCGCTGTCCGGCATGATCATGCGCAACTCGGTTATCCTAGTCGATCAGATCGAGCACGATATTCGCGACGGCATCGATCCCTGGCATGCGATTGTCGGCTCCACAATTAGACGTTTTAGGCCTATCATGCTGACGGCATTGGCGGCGATCCTGGCGATGATCCCGCTGAGCCGCAGCACGTTCTGGGGACCGATGGCCGTGGCCATCATGGGCGGGCTGCTGGTGGCCACGGTGCTGACCCTGCTGTTCCTGCCGGCGCTGTACGCGCAATGGTTCAAGATACGGCGGCCTCAGGCCTGA
- a CDS encoding efflux RND transporter periplasmic adaptor subunit has protein sequence MKTAAHCLWLGIASLTLAACSKPEAPPEAPRPVRYVVAGAAAQQQGDSYAGEIRARHETNLAFRVAGKVVAKLANSGDRVKKGQTLARLDPSDYALDLSAKQAQLAAAQSDLGQQELNLKRYRELLAKQFVSQSQVDGQQNAVNAARAKVDQARAQLAASRNQTGYTSLVADADGVLSQMAAEPGLVVAAGQPMARLSQDGPREAAIQVPENALDKVRRAGQFQVRLWNGGAPMTGTLRELAADADPATRTYPARVAIGGDSSRLQLGMTASVALPDAADAQMRLPLTALLDEQGKHYVWLIAANGKVARRAVTVSRVDADSATLSQGVQAGDKIVTAGIHLLRDGQAVKLLER, from the coding sequence ATGAAAACTGCCGCTCATTGCCTCTGGCTGGGCATCGCCAGCCTGACCCTCGCCGCCTGCAGCAAGCCGGAGGCGCCGCCGGAAGCGCCGCGCCCGGTCCGCTACGTGGTGGCCGGCGCCGCCGCCCAGCAGCAGGGCGATAGCTACGCCGGCGAAATCCGCGCCCGCCACGAGACCAATCTGGCCTTCCGCGTGGCCGGCAAGGTGGTGGCCAAGCTGGCCAATAGCGGTGACCGGGTGAAGAAAGGCCAGACGCTGGCGCGGCTGGACCCCAGCGACTACGCGCTGGACCTGTCGGCCAAACAAGCTCAACTGGCCGCCGCGCAGTCCGATCTCGGCCAGCAGGAACTGAATCTGAAACGCTACCGCGAGCTGCTGGCCAAGCAGTTCGTCAGCCAGTCCCAGGTGGACGGCCAGCAAAACGCGGTCAACGCCGCCCGCGCCAAGGTGGACCAGGCCAGGGCCCAGCTGGCGGCCAGCCGCAATCAGACCGGCTACACCAGCCTGGTGGCGGACGCCGACGGCGTGCTGAGCCAGATGGCCGCCGAACCCGGCCTGGTGGTGGCCGCCGGCCAGCCGATGGCGCGTCTGTCCCAGGACGGCCCGCGCGAGGCCGCGATCCAGGTGCCGGAAAACGCGCTGGACAAGGTGCGCCGCGCCGGACAGTTCCAGGTGCGCTTGTGGAACGGCGGCGCGCCGATGACGGGCACGCTGCGCGAACTGGCGGCCGACGCCGACCCGGCCACCCGCACCTATCCGGCGCGCGTCGCCATCGGCGGCGATTCCAGCCGCCTGCAACTGGGGATGACCGCCAGCGTCGCGCTGCCGGACGCCGCCGACGCGCAGATGCGGCTGCCGCTGACCGCGCTGCTGGACGAGCAGGGCAAGCACTATGTCTGGCTGATCGCCGCCAACGGCAAAGTCGCCCGCCGCGCGGTGACGGTCAGCCGCGTCGACGCCGACTCCGCCACCTTGTCCCAGGGCGTGCAAGCGGGCGACAAGATCGTCACCGCCGGCATCCATCTGCTGCGCGACGGCCAGGCCGTGAAACTGTTGGAGCGCTGA
- a CDS encoding TetR/AcrR family transcriptional regulator, with the protein MAQAPASRWQRKKDARPSEILDAALALFVEKGFSATKMEDIARAAGVTKGTPYLYFQNKEEIFKAMVRHHLSSRLGAFVELEQQHTGPVGELLQILLLKWWDEVGATPAAGLCKLAIAEATNFPELARFYTTEVISPCLRMVEHILRRGMDSGEFRVLPIASSSDALLAPLVMAMTWAHSFAKVVPDVCGYSHQYSRAHLSEALQLVLQGLKNPTYEN; encoded by the coding sequence ATGGCCCAAGCCCCCGCCTCGCGCTGGCAGCGCAAAAAAGACGCCCGCCCCAGCGAAATCCTGGACGCCGCGCTGGCCCTGTTCGTAGAGAAAGGCTTCAGCGCCACCAAGATGGAAGACATCGCCCGCGCCGCCGGCGTGACCAAGGGCACGCCCTATCTGTACTTCCAGAACAAGGAAGAAATCTTCAAGGCCATGGTCCGCCACCATCTGTCCAGCCGTCTCGGCGCCTTTGTCGAACTGGAGCAGCAACACACCGGCCCGGTGGGCGAGCTGCTGCAGATTCTGCTGCTCAAATGGTGGGACGAAGTGGGCGCCACGCCGGCCGCCGGCCTGTGCAAGCTGGCCATCGCCGAAGCCACCAATTTTCCGGAGCTGGCGCGCTTCTACACCACGGAAGTGATCTCGCCCTGTCTGCGCATGGTCGAGCACATTCTGCGCCGCGGCATGGACAGCGGGGAATTCCGCGTCCTGCCCATCGCCAGCAGCAGCGACGCCCTGCTGGCGCCGCTGGTGATGGCGATGACCTGGGCCCACTCCTTCGCCAAGGTGGTGCCCGATGTCTGCGGCTACTCGCATCAATACTCCCGCGCGCACCTGAGCGAAGCCCTGCAGTTGGTGCTGCAGGGCCTGAAGAATCCTACCTACGAGAATTGA
- the argB gene encoding acetylglutamate kinase, with product MENAVPTDAAEKALILAEALPYIRRFAGKTLVIKYGGNAMTDAALKEGFAKDVVLLKLVGINPVVVHGGGPQINELLNRVGKQGEFIQGMRVTDSDTMDLVEMVLGGLVNKEIVSLINKHGGKAVGLTGKDGHFIRASKMYLKSETDDEIDIGQVGEISSIDPALVSLLDSQDFIPVVAPIGVGEDGEAYNINADLVAGKLAETLGAEKLVLMTNTPGVLDKNGKLLTGLSAQQVDGLFADGTIHGGMLPKISSALDAARNGVNAVHIIDGRVPHALLLEILTDAGVGTMIRA from the coding sequence ATGGAGAACGCCGTGCCGACCGACGCAGCAGAAAAAGCCCTGATTCTTGCCGAAGCCCTGCCCTATATCCGCCGTTTCGCCGGCAAGACCCTGGTCATCAAGTACGGCGGCAACGCGATGACCGACGCGGCTTTGAAAGAGGGCTTCGCCAAGGACGTGGTGTTGCTCAAGCTGGTGGGCATCAACCCGGTGGTGGTGCACGGCGGCGGACCGCAGATCAACGAGCTGCTGAACCGCGTTGGCAAGCAGGGCGAGTTCATCCAGGGTATGCGCGTGACCGATTCGGACACCATGGACCTGGTGGAAATGGTGCTGGGCGGCCTGGTGAACAAGGAAATCGTGTCTCTGATCAACAAGCACGGCGGCAAGGCCGTGGGCCTGACCGGCAAGGACGGACATTTCATTCGCGCCAGCAAGATGTATTTGAAGTCCGAGACCGACGATGAGATCGACATCGGCCAGGTGGGCGAAATCTCCAGCATCGATCCGGCGCTGGTGTCCTTGCTGGACAGCCAGGACTTCATCCCGGTGGTGGCGCCGATAGGCGTTGGCGAAGACGGCGAGGCCTACAACATCAACGCGGATCTGGTGGCCGGCAAGCTGGCGGAGACCCTGGGCGCGGAAAAACTGGTGCTGATGACCAATACTCCGGGCGTGCTCGACAAGAACGGCAAGCTGTTGACCGGGCTGTCGGCGCAGCAGGTGGACGGCTTGTTCGCCGACGGCACCATACACGGCGGCATGCTGCCCAAGATCAGCTCGGCCTTGGACGCGGCGCGCAACGGCGTCAACGCGGTGCACATCATCGATGGCCGCGTGCCGCACGCGCTATTGCTGGAGATCCTGACCGACGCCGGCGTCGGCACCATGATCCGGGCTTGA
- a CDS encoding CBS domain-containing protein gives MQTVRQLLDSKPNRALVYVNPDSTVFQALQVMAENDIGAVLVMEEGGIVGIFSERDYARRIVLQGRTSAGTKVRDIMTSRVVYVTPSQTLDDCMGLMTEKRIRHLPVLEGSDVMGMLSIGDLVRATIEEQEQVINHLVHYIQSA, from the coding sequence ATGCAAACGGTAAGACAGTTGTTGGACAGCAAGCCAAACCGAGCCTTGGTCTACGTGAACCCGGACAGCACGGTGTTCCAGGCCTTGCAGGTGATGGCGGAAAACGACATCGGCGCGGTGCTGGTGATGGAGGAGGGCGGCATCGTCGGCATCTTCTCCGAGCGAGACTACGCGCGGCGCATTGTATTGCAGGGCCGCACCTCGGCCGGCACCAAGGTGCGCGACATCATGACCAGCCGCGTGGTCTACGTGACGCCCAGCCAGACGTTGGACGACTGCATGGGCCTGATGACGGAAAAGCGCATTCGCCACCTGCCGGTGTTGGAAGGCAGCGACGTGATGGGCATGTTGTCGATCGGCGACCTGGTGCGCGCCACCATCGAAGAGCAGGAGCAGGTGATCAACCACCTGGTCCATTACATCCAGTCCGCCTGA